One Candidatus Krumholzibacteriota bacterium genomic window carries:
- a CDS encoding glycosyltransferase, translated as MKRRVLHVIYSLYRGGAERLIESQASASGGDFDYTVCALAGGGDLADALRTIGASVVILGKRRRGEFGAMRALVSLMRRERPALLHLHNAPGLVWGTAASIAAGIGAPVVATMHNPWSPAGMPLAYRLLFPVGLGRAARIVCVSEDARRSFAARFPRRTGRLVTIPNGVALAPFGALPPREECRRRFRLPVGVPVVGTVGRLVPVKEHRLLVEAFASLHEAHPSAHLAILGEGEERGAIEDRAAELSLNENVSIIPATPDVATFLGGLDIFVLSSRSEGMPMTLIEALAAGVPAVATAVGGVPEVIEDGRTGMLVPPGDSGALAGAIAALLDDPVRAAALGGAGRAAVRERFGAALMTERIEELYDRLLAG; from the coding sequence GTGAAGCGGCGAGTGTTGCATGTCATCTATTCCCTCTACCGGGGCGGCGCCGAGCGTCTCATCGAATCGCAGGCATCCGCCTCGGGGGGCGACTTCGACTACACGGTGTGCGCGCTCGCCGGGGGCGGCGACCTCGCCGACGCCCTCCGCACGATCGGCGCGTCGGTCGTCATCCTCGGCAAACGCCGCCGCGGCGAGTTCGGCGCGATGCGGGCGCTCGTCTCGCTGATGCGCCGCGAACGGCCGGCGCTGCTCCACCTGCACAACGCGCCCGGCCTCGTCTGGGGCACGGCGGCGTCGATCGCGGCGGGGATCGGCGCCCCCGTCGTCGCGACGATGCACAACCCCTGGTCGCCGGCGGGGATGCCTCTCGCCTACCGCCTCCTCTTTCCCGTCGGCCTGGGCCGTGCGGCGCGGATCGTCTGCGTCTCGGAGGACGCGCGGCGCTCCTTCGCCGCCCGGTTTCCCCGCCGGACCGGGCGTCTCGTGACGATCCCCAACGGGGTCGCACTCGCGCCCTTCGGCGCCCTGCCGCCTCGCGAGGAGTGCCGGAGACGGTTCCGCCTCCCCGTGGGCGTCCCCGTGGTCGGCACGGTCGGCCGCCTCGTGCCGGTCAAGGAGCACCGTCTCCTTGTCGAGGCCTTCGCCTCGCTGCACGAGGCGCACCCGTCGGCCCATCTCGCCATACTGGGCGAGGGCGAGGAACGCGGGGCGATCGAGGACCGGGCCGCCGAGCTTTCCCTGAACGAGAACGTCTCGATCATCCCGGCGACGCCGGACGTGGCGACCTTCCTCGGCGGACTCGACATCTTCGTCCTCTCCTCGCGATCGGAGGGGATGCCGATGACGCTGATCGAGGCCCTCGCCGCGGGCGTGCCGGCCGTCGCCACGGCGGTCGGCGGCGTCCCGGAGGTGATCGAGGACGGCCGGACGGGCATGCTCGTGCCCCCGGGCGACTCCGGGGCGCTCGCCGGGGCGATCGCCGCCCTCCTCGACGACCCCGTCCGCGCCGCCGCGCTCGGCGGGGCCGGCCGGGCCGCGGTTCGCGAGCGGTTCGGGGCCGCGCTGATGACCGAACGGATCGAGGAACTCTACGACCGGCTCCTCGCCGGCTGA
- the citF gene encoding citrate lyase subunit alpha: MVRNAAGRMIPEEIDGRRLRPFAGAHADRGGGRKAAPPVRAVADYGNKLRASLDEAIEACNLADGATVSFHHHLRNGDGLVNMVVDRLAARGLRNLTLAPSALFPVHEPLVGHVESGVISHIEGSMNGPVGEACSLGKMSRCCILRSHGGRYRAIQDGDIHVDAAFIAAPQADEHGNVNGLDGPSACGVVSYGLADSLYAENVVVVTDNLVPFPNYPWPIMGGNVDHVCTVDRLGDPEQIISGTTRITRSPTRLMIAKYAAAFVDAIGIMEEPAFSFQAGAGGISLAFIKYLADIMRRKGLRADFARGGSNKYMVEMLEEGLIGWILDGQCFDLDGVRSLRENPRHVETSPFTSYCYHTKGCFATRVKAAVLGATEIDVDFNVNVNTHSDGWLLHGIGGFQDVCDAGITIVTAPVVRGRVPTIVDEVVSITTPGETIDVVVTEYGIAVNPARGDILDRLKGSALPLKTIGELHEIAIGITGKPRKPTFGDRVVCLVEYRDGTVIDAVRQLVP, from the coding sequence ATGGTCAGGAACGCGGCGGGGCGGATGATCCCCGAGGAGATCGACGGGCGCCGTCTTCGCCCCTTCGCGGGGGCGCACGCGGATCGCGGCGGCGGGCGGAAGGCCGCCCCGCCGGTGCGGGCGGTCGCCGATTACGGGAACAAGCTGCGGGCGTCCCTCGACGAGGCGATCGAGGCGTGCAATTTGGCCGACGGCGCGACCGTCTCCTTCCACCACCACCTCAGGAACGGCGACGGCCTGGTCAACATGGTGGTCGACCGTCTCGCCGCACGCGGCCTCCGGAACCTGACCCTCGCCCCCTCGGCCCTCTTCCCCGTGCACGAGCCGCTCGTGGGCCACGTCGAGAGCGGCGTGATCTCGCATATCGAGGGGTCGATGAACGGACCGGTCGGCGAGGCCTGCTCGCTCGGGAAGATGTCCCGCTGCTGCATCCTCCGCTCGCACGGCGGCCGCTACCGCGCGATCCAGGACGGCGACATCCACGTCGACGCCGCGTTCATCGCCGCCCCGCAGGCCGACGAGCACGGCAACGTCAACGGCCTCGACGGGCCCTCGGCGTGCGGCGTGGTCTCCTACGGGCTCGCCGACTCCCTCTACGCGGAGAACGTCGTCGTCGTGACGGACAACCTCGTGCCCTTCCCCAACTACCCGTGGCCGATCATGGGGGGCAACGTCGATCACGTCTGCACGGTCGACCGGCTCGGCGACCCGGAGCAGATCATCTCGGGGACGACGCGCATCACCCGGTCGCCCACGAGGCTGATGATCGCGAAGTACGCGGCCGCCTTCGTCGACGCGATCGGCATCATGGAGGAGCCGGCCTTCTCCTTCCAGGCCGGCGCGGGCGGGATATCGCTCGCCTTCATCAAGTACCTCGCCGACATCATGCGCCGCAAGGGGCTTCGCGCCGACTTCGCCCGCGGCGGTTCCAACAAGTACATGGTCGAGATGCTCGAGGAGGGCCTCATCGGGTGGATTCTCGACGGGCAGTGCTTCGACCTCGACGGCGTGCGGTCGCTGCGTGAGAACCCGCGCCACGTCGAGACCAGCCCCTTCACCTCCTACTGCTACCACACGAAGGGCTGCTTCGCGACGCGCGTGAAGGCGGCGGTCCTCGGGGCCACCGAGATCGACGTCGATTTCAACGTCAACGTCAACACCCATTCCGACGGGTGGCTGCTGCACGGCATCGGCGGCTTCCAGGACGTCTGCGACGCCGGCATCACGATCGTCACCGCGCCGGTCGTACGCGGCCGCGTGCCGACGATCGTCGACGAGGTCGTCTCGATCACGACGCCCGGCGAGACGATCGACGTGGTCGTCACCGAGTACGGGATCGCGGTGAACCCGGCCCGGGGGGACATCCTCGACCGCCTGAAGGGGAGCGCGCTGCCGCTCAAAACGATCGGCGAGCTGCACGAGATAGCGATCGGTATCACGGGGAAGCCGCGGAAGCCGACCTTCGGCGACCGGGTCGTCTGCCTCGTCGAGTATCGCGACGGCACCGTGATCGACGCCGTCCGCCAGCTCGTTCCCTAG
- a CDS encoding response regulator, whose translation MTDAHGRPERSIAWRAIAVGLGAAVIVRLVESFLAADGPLAGRFLAASAPAVWLGPLAAGLIAAFGYLWGRPRPAVADAAAVLPLTPEPSSTRTRAILETRKESDAGEIIIETQKLEASGALVGGITHDFNNLLATIMGNVSLAQLHADDEGELAPILADLEKAALKARKLTRQLQALAGNGPPSRRKVPAGNLVTDSAELALHGSNISCHYSVSDGLWPVEVEESLMRQALSNIVMNARESSPEGGRIHIDVDNLHVALQGRLPVGEGNWCRIVVRDRGHGIPRENIVRIFDPNFTTKEKGSGLGLPAAWTILRRHGGHIEVDSTPGEGTAVTIYLPASPGVDARPPVVTSPVPGGRMKILVMDDDDLIRKVLGKLLDNFGYAVEFAGRGEDAVELWRRAIEAGSPFDVAILDLTVAGGMGARSTLEELRRIDPGVRAIVTSGYGTDPIMQTPKSFGFRGSIPKPYRAEDLQSVLGAALKKE comes from the coding sequence ATGACCGACGCACATGGACGGCCGGAGCGCTCGATCGCCTGGCGCGCGATCGCCGTCGGCCTCGGGGCGGCGGTGATCGTCCGCCTCGTCGAATCCTTCCTCGCCGCCGACGGTCCGCTCGCCGGGCGCTTTCTCGCCGCGAGCGCGCCCGCCGTGTGGCTGGGTCCCCTGGCGGCCGGACTCATCGCCGCCTTCGGCTATCTCTGGGGCCGGCCACGCCCCGCGGTCGCGGACGCGGCGGCCGTCCTTCCGCTCACGCCGGAGCCCTCCTCCACGAGGACGCGCGCCATCCTCGAGACGCGGAAGGAATCCGACGCCGGGGAGATCATCATCGAGACGCAGAAGCTCGAGGCGTCGGGCGCGCTCGTCGGCGGCATCACGCACGATTTCAACAACCTCCTCGCGACGATCATGGGGAACGTCTCCCTGGCCCAGCTCCACGCCGACGACGAGGGCGAGCTCGCCCCGATTCTCGCCGATCTCGAGAAGGCGGCCCTCAAGGCGCGAAAGCTCACGCGCCAGCTCCAGGCGCTCGCGGGAAACGGTCCGCCGTCCAGGCGGAAGGTGCCGGCGGGAAACCTCGTCACCGACTCGGCGGAGCTCGCGCTGCACGGATCGAACATCTCCTGCCACTACAGCGTCTCCGACGGGCTCTGGCCGGTCGAGGTTGAGGAATCGCTGATGCGGCAGGCCCTCAGCAATATCGTGATGAACGCGCGCGAGTCCTCGCCCGAGGGAGGGCGCATCCACATCGACGTCGACAACCTCCATGTCGCCCTCCAGGGTCGGCTCCCGGTCGGCGAGGGGAACTGGTGCCGGATCGTCGTCCGCGACCGCGGCCACGGCATCCCGCGGGAAAACATCGTCCGGATCTTCGATCCGAACTTCACGACGAAGGAGAAGGGAAGCGGCCTCGGGCTCCCCGCCGCGTGGACGATCCTCCGCCGGCACGGCGGCCACATCGAGGTCGACTCGACGCCGGGGGAGGGAACGGCGGTGACGATCTACCTGCCGGCCTCGCCGGGCGTCGATGCGCGTCCGCCGGTCGTGACGTCCCCGGTTCCGGGCGGCCGCATGAAGATCCTCGTCATGGACGACGACGACCTGATCCGCAAGGTCCTCGGCAAACTGCTCGACAACTTCGGCTACGCCGTCGAATTCGCCGGCCGTGGGGAGGACGCCGTCGAACTCTGGCGACGGGCGATCGAGGCCGGCTCGCCGTTCGATGTCGCGATACTCGACCTCACCGTCGCCGGCGGCATGGGCGCCCGCTCGACGCTCGAGGAGCTGCGGCGGATCGATCCCGGCGTGCGGGCGATCGTCACGAGCGGGTACGGGACCGACCCGATCATGCAGACGCCGAAATCCTTCGGCTTCCGCGGCTCGATCCCCAAGCCCTATCGCGCGGAGGACCTCCAGTCCGTTCTCGGCGCGGCGCTGAAGAAGGAGTGA
- the pyk gene encoding pyruvate kinase codes for MTVQAGAGRVQSGDAAAREPPAGTGGERTVRRAKIVCTIGPASSDEKTIGRLVEAGMDVARLNFSHGTYEEHRAVYEIVRRVGDRVAIMQDLSGPKIRVGDIGPEPLRLAEGDEVRLVAGEGDTATGRVPVNYPDLSRDARQGNEIFLADGSIHLVVRAIERGEVLCEVVHGGVLTSRKGVNLPGVRLGVEALTEKDRRDLEFGLSLGVDYVALSFVRDVAEVKELRQLVGRHESHAGIVAKIEKREALERLDGIIGASDALMVARGDLGVEIPPEEVPVAQKRIIAACLARGVPVITATQMLESMIDHDRPTRAEASDVANAVLDGTDALMLSAETAMGNLPVESVAMMDRIVRRIEAFAAGAGTRRIENAAYAPASQGDLDGAVCAGAATIAAETGASAIAVLTHSGRTARLMAALRPGVPVVAMTDFLPVVRRMSLVWGVEAIPVGSIEATETVFPVVREKMREAGFEGTIVLTAGIPTRERTPTNTVHVVHI; via the coding sequence ATGACTGTGCAGGCGGGCGCCGGGCGGGTACAATCAGGCGACGCGGCCGCCAGGGAGCCGCCTGCCGGAACGGGAGGAGAACGGACGGTGAGACGGGCGAAGATCGTCTGCACGATCGGGCCGGCCTCGAGCGACGAGAAGACGATCGGCCGTCTCGTCGAGGCGGGGATGGACGTGGCGAGGCTCAATTTCTCCCACGGCACATACGAGGAGCACCGCGCCGTTTACGAGATCGTACGGCGCGTGGGCGACCGCGTGGCGATCATGCAGGATCTCAGCGGGCCGAAGATCCGCGTGGGCGACATCGGGCCGGAGCCTCTGCGCCTCGCGGAGGGGGACGAGGTGCGGCTCGTCGCGGGCGAGGGCGATACCGCGACGGGGCGCGTGCCGGTGAACTACCCGGATCTGTCGCGCGACGCCCGGCAGGGAAACGAGATCTTCCTGGCCGACGGGAGCATCCATCTCGTCGTGCGGGCGATCGAGCGGGGCGAGGTCCTCTGCGAGGTCGTGCACGGGGGCGTTCTCACCTCCCGCAAGGGGGTCAATCTTCCCGGCGTGCGCCTCGGTGTCGAGGCCCTCACCGAAAAGGACCGCCGCGACCTCGAGTTCGGCCTGTCGCTCGGAGTGGATTACGTGGCCCTCTCCTTCGTCCGAGACGTCGCGGAGGTAAAGGAACTCCGGCAACTCGTCGGCCGACACGAATCGCACGCCGGCATCGTGGCGAAGATCGAGAAGCGGGAGGCCCTCGAACGCCTCGACGGGATCATCGGGGCGTCGGATGCGCTCATGGTCGCCCGGGGGGATCTCGGCGTGGAGATCCCGCCGGAGGAGGTTCCCGTCGCCCAGAAGCGCATCATCGCCGCCTGCCTCGCCCGCGGCGTGCCCGTCATCACGGCCACGCAGATGCTCGAATCGATGATCGATCACGACCGCCCCACGCGCGCCGAGGCGAGCGACGTCGCGAACGCCGTCCTCGACGGCACGGACGCCCTCATGCTCAGCGCCGAGACGGCGATGGGGAACCTGCCCGTCGAGTCGGTGGCGATGATGGACCGGATCGTCCGGCGGATCGAGGCCTTCGCCGCCGGGGCGGGAACGCGGCGGATCGAGAACGCCGCGTACGCGCCCGCCTCGCAGGGCGATCTCGACGGGGCCGTCTGCGCGGGGGCGGCCACGATCGCCGCGGAGACGGGCGCGTCGGCGATCGCCGTTCTCACCCACTCCGGCCGCACCGCCAGGCTCATGGCGGCACTGCGCCCCGGCGTACCCGTCGTGGCCATGACCGATTTTCTCCCCGTCGTCCGGCGGATGTCGCTCGTCTGGGGGGTCGAGGCGATCCCCGTGGGCAGCATCGAGGCCACCGAAACGGTCTTTCCCGTCGTCCGGGAAAAGATGCGCGAAGCGGGATTCGAGGGGACGATCGTCCTCACCGCCGGGATCCCGACGCGCGAGCGGACACCGACGAACACCGTCCACGTCGTTCACATCTAG
- a CDS encoding aldo/keto reductase, with product MKTRRLGRTDIDAAVVGFGGIPIQGLSADEAETVLLRALDRGVNFFDTARGYTDSEEKMGRALAPHRDRIFLSTKAMSRTAEAMRGELETSLRRLRTDMIDLYQLHAVGSLEVLETVLGPGGALETLERAREEGKIRWIGVTGHSRPVLLEAVETDRFDTVQLPFNPIETEWSEDVLPAAAARRVGTIGMKPVAGGALRNVAASLRFILSGGIDVAIPGMDAVEQVDENCAAADPLLEPNEEELAALADERALWGEKFCRRCGYCMPCPNELNIPFLLLIEAYYVRYGLTDWALARLAGLEKRYADCTGCGACVEKCPYLLPIPELMERAAKTVV from the coding sequence ATGAAGACGAGACGACTGGGACGAACAGACATCGATGCCGCCGTCGTCGGCTTCGGCGGGATCCCCATCCAGGGGCTGTCGGCGGACGAGGCGGAGACGGTCCTGCTCCGCGCCCTCGACCGGGGCGTCAACTTCTTCGACACGGCCCGCGGCTACACGGACAGCGAGGAGAAGATGGGACGCGCGCTAGCGCCGCACCGCGACCGGATCTTTCTCTCCACCAAGGCGATGTCGCGCACGGCCGAGGCGATGCGCGGCGAACTGGAGACGAGCCTGCGCCGTCTGCGCACCGACATGATCGACCTCTACCAGCTGCACGCCGTCGGTTCGCTGGAGGTGCTCGAGACGGTCCTCGGGCCCGGCGGCGCCCTGGAGACGCTCGAACGGGCGCGCGAGGAGGGGAAGATCCGGTGGATCGGCGTGACCGGCCATTCCCGTCCGGTCCTCCTCGAGGCCGTCGAGACGGACCGGTTCGACACGGTCCAGCTCCCCTTCAACCCGATCGAGACCGAATGGTCCGAGGACGTCCTCCCCGCCGCCGCCGCCCGGCGCGTCGGCACGATCGGCATGAAGCCGGTCGCCGGGGGAGCGCTGCGGAATGTCGCCGCCTCGCTGCGGTTCATCCTCTCCGGCGGCATCGACGTCGCGATCCCCGGGATGGACGCCGTCGAACAGGTCGACGAGAACTGCGCCGCCGCCGACCCGCTCCTGGAGCCGAACGAGGAGGAGCTCGCCGCCCTCGCCGACGAGCGCGCGCTGTGGGGCGAGAAGTTCTGCCGCCGCTGCGGCTATTGCATGCCCTGTCCGAACGAACTCAACATCCCCTTCCTCCTGCTCATCGAGGCCTACTACGTCCGGTACGGGCTGACCGACTGGGCCCTCGCCCGGCTCGCCGGCCTCGAGAAGCGATACGCCGACTGCACCGGCTGCGGGGCATGCGTGGAGAAGTGTCCCTACCTGCTGCCGATCCCCGAGCTGATGGAGCGGGCGGCGAAGACGGTCGTCTAG
- a CDS encoding insulinase family protein, translating into MSGSRRGRFVPVLVALVALVLAGTAATADTLVEKVKEFELDNGMKFLVVERPEAPVVFCAVVFNVGSANEWPNVTGISHLLEHMMFKGTKMIGTTDYDSEIPYIEKTDELGERTIELRKQLGEWRFGVFKGFSRDVLATFTDEENEALGASKAAQNALLVEKVRAMERMPDSLAAMKYLLADGDTDYLALYLEYEEAWGEIHRLLDEQRRFMVKDELWETYMNNGARFLNAGTSYDFTVYFAYLPANRLELWLDLESDRMAEPVFREFWSERDVVMEERRLSENDPDEMLEEAFYSVAFTACPYKWPVVGWMSDLLTIDRKELTAYNRRFYAPNNATVVLVGDIDYKRAKKLARRYFGPIPAQEPTTPVETREPEQQGERRVVIEHTANPRLMLAWHKPSHPDPDEVVFDVITEILASGRTSRLYTSIYEKQELTADPPNCSTGPGNRYDNLVIVSAEPRAPHTIEEVEAAIVAEIDRLKTEPVTERELQRIKNQIDAQTIRQLGSNLGIAFQVLFGELYLGDYRKIFDRYERIKEVTAEDVMRVAGTYFTERNRTVGWRVKVEEDADAAGGGEPEVDMQAIQAYVMSLDQAERMEIMQRFQSLRSDEERQALGLELYERAKAAGFVQDDDGGAEKGESK; encoded by the coding sequence ATGTCTGGATCGAGAAGGGGCCGTTTCGTCCCGGTTCTCGTCGCGCTGGTCGCGCTCGTTCTCGCGGGGACGGCCGCGACCGCCGACACCCTGGTCGAGAAGGTCAAGGAGTTCGAGCTGGACAACGGGATGAAATTCCTCGTCGTCGAGCGGCCGGAGGCCCCGGTGGTCTTCTGCGCGGTCGTCTTCAACGTCGGTTCGGCGAACGAGTGGCCGAACGTCACGGGGATATCCCACCTGCTCGAGCACATGATGTTCAAGGGCACGAAGATGATCGGAACGACCGACTACGACAGCGAGATCCCCTACATCGAGAAGACCGACGAGCTCGGCGAGCGGACGATCGAGCTCCGCAAGCAGCTCGGCGAATGGCGCTTCGGCGTCTTCAAGGGCTTCTCGCGGGATGTCCTCGCCACCTTCACCGACGAGGAGAACGAGGCGCTCGGCGCGTCGAAGGCCGCCCAGAACGCCCTGCTCGTCGAGAAGGTGCGCGCGATGGAGCGCATGCCCGACTCCCTCGCCGCGATGAAGTATCTGCTCGCCGACGGCGACACCGACTACCTCGCCCTCTACCTCGAGTACGAGGAGGCGTGGGGCGAGATCCACCGCCTGCTCGACGAGCAGCGCCGGTTCATGGTGAAGGACGAGCTGTGGGAGACCTACATGAACAACGGCGCCCGCTTCCTCAACGCGGGCACCTCGTACGACTTCACCGTCTACTTCGCCTACCTGCCGGCCAACCGGCTCGAGCTCTGGCTCGATCTCGAGAGCGACCGCATGGCCGAGCCGGTCTTCCGCGAGTTCTGGTCCGAGCGGGACGTCGTCATGGAGGAGCGCAGGCTCAGCGAGAACGACCCCGACGAGATGCTCGAGGAGGCCTTCTACTCGGTCGCCTTCACCGCCTGTCCCTACAAGTGGCCCGTCGTCGGCTGGATGAGCGACCTGCTCACGATCGACCGCAAGGAGCTGACCGCATACAACCGCCGCTTCTACGCGCCGAACAACGCCACGGTGGTTCTCGTCGGCGACATCGACTACAAGCGGGCGAAAAAGCTCGCCAGGCGGTACTTCGGCCCCATCCCGGCCCAGGAGCCCACGACCCCGGTCGAGACGCGCGAGCCGGAACAGCAGGGCGAGCGCCGCGTGGTCATCGAGCACACGGCCAACCCGCGGCTGATGCTCGCGTGGCACAAGCCGAGCCACCCCGATCCCGACGAGGTCGTCTTCGACGTCATCACCGAGATCCTCGCCAGCGGCCGGACGAGCCGCCTGTACACCTCGATCTACGAAAAGCAGGAGCTCACCGCCGACCCGCCGAACTGCTCCACGGGTCCCGGCAACCGCTACGACAACCTCGTGATCGTCTCGGCCGAGCCGCGGGCGCCGCACACCATCGAGGAGGTCGAGGCGGCGATCGTCGCCGAGATCGACCGGCTGAAGACCGAGCCGGTGACAGAACGCGAGCTGCAGCGGATCAAGAACCAGATCGACGCCCAGACGATCCGGCAGCTCGGCTCCAACCTGGGGATCGCCTTCCAGGTGCTCTTCGGCGAGCTCTATCTCGGCGATTACCGGAAGATCTTCGACCGGTACGAGCGGATCAAGGAGGTCACCGCCGAGGATGTCATGCGCGTCGCCGGCACGTATTTCACCGAGCGCAACCGCACCGTCGGCTGGCGGGTCAAGGTGGAGGAGGACGCCGACGCCGCCGGAGGCGGGGAGCCCGAGGTGGACATGCAGGCGATCCAGGCCTACGTGATGAGCCTCGACCAGGCGGAGCGAATGGAGATCATGCAGCGGTTCCAGAGCCTGCGGTCGGACGAGGAGCGGCAGGCGCTCGGGCTCGAGCTCTACGAGCGAGCGAAGGCCGCCGGCTTCGTCCAGGACGATGACGGCGGGGCGGAGAAGGGAGAATCGAAATGA
- a CDS encoding HpcH/HpaI aldolase/citrate lyase family protein, with translation MSETKAARTGSGEKKGDILVVLEKQTSGGVSIEATSTVEALFGEQIRERAGETLRELGIEHAHLVAEDNGAYDYVIMARIEAAARRLWDVAEPGCPPARKVPVASPVRDRLRRTRLYMPGNDPNLMFGGGRYGADTVILDLEDSVAPAQKDAARVLVRNTLLSVDYAGAERIVRINPLSTEYGAADIRMIVPAGPDTILIPKCDCAGDVAAVEEIVARVEAEHGIAEPRLLMPLIETARGVLNAAEIAAASDRVCALCFGAEDFTADLGVERTREGTESFVARSLIVLGAKAAGVQAIDTVYSAFKDTEGLVESTREAMMLGFEGKGVIHPSQIEPIHEVFRPTPERIEYAKSVVAAIEEARAKGSGVATIKSKMIDRPIEMRARKILRLAGALGLLDEGDAG, from the coding sequence ATGAGCGAGACGAAAGCGGCCCGAACGGGCAGCGGGGAGAAGAAGGGCGACATTCTCGTCGTGCTCGAGAAGCAAACGAGCGGCGGCGTGTCGATCGAGGCGACGAGCACGGTCGAGGCGCTCTTCGGCGAGCAGATCCGCGAGCGAGCCGGGGAGACGCTGCGGGAACTCGGCATCGAGCACGCGCATCTCGTCGCCGAGGACAACGGCGCCTACGATTACGTGATCATGGCGCGGATCGAGGCGGCGGCGAGGCGGTTGTGGGACGTGGCCGAACCGGGCTGCCCGCCCGCGCGGAAGGTGCCGGTGGCGTCGCCGGTGCGCGACCGGCTCCGCCGGACGCGCCTCTACATGCCGGGGAACGACCCGAACCTCATGTTCGGCGGAGGCCGCTACGGCGCCGACACGGTGATCCTCGACCTCGAGGACTCCGTGGCGCCCGCCCAGAAGGACGCCGCGCGCGTTCTCGTGCGGAACACGCTCCTCTCCGTCGATTACGCCGGCGCCGAGCGGATCGTCCGCATCAATCCCCTCTCCACCGAGTACGGCGCGGCGGATATCCGGATGATCGTCCCCGCCGGCCCGGACACCATCCTGATCCCGAAGTGCGATTGCGCCGGGGACGTGGCCGCCGTCGAGGAGATCGTCGCGCGCGTCGAGGCGGAACACGGGATCGCCGAGCCGCGTCTCCTGATGCCGCTCATCGAGACGGCGCGGGGCGTGCTGAACGCCGCGGAGATCGCCGCCGCGAGCGACCGGGTCTGCGCCCTCTGCTTCGGGGCGGAGGACTTCACCGCCGATCTCGGCGTCGAGCGGACGCGGGAGGGGACGGAGAGCTTCGTCGCCCGCTCGCTCATCGTCCTCGGCGCGAAGGCGGCGGGCGTCCAGGCGATCGACACGGTCTACTCGGCCTTCAAGGACACCGAGGGGCTCGTCGAGAGCACGCGCGAGGCGATGATGCTCGGCTTCGAGGGGAAGGGCGTCATCCATCCCTCGCAGATCGAGCCGATCCACGAGGTGTTCAGGCCGACCCCCGAGCGGATCGAGTACGCGAAATCGGTCGTCGCCGCCATCGAGGAGGCGCGCGCGAAGGGAAGCGGCGTGGCGACGATCAAGTCCAAGATGATCGACAGACCCATCGAGATGCGGGCGCGGAAGATCCTGCGTCTCGCCGGGGCCCTCGGCCTCCTCGACGAGGGGGACGCCGGCTGA